The Enterococcus wangshanyuanii genome has a window encoding:
- a CDS encoding recombinase family protein codes for MIFGYARVSTWGQDLESQIVALKKAGCEKIYTEKFTGTKIDRKEFQMLLKELSEGDTLVVTKLDRFARSTVQGLETVQNLFKRGIKVHILNMGIIENTPTGRLTFTIFSAFAEFERDMIVERTQEGKAIAKLNPDFREGRPKKFSKDQLDLAMELLKTDTTKNVSRKTGISEASLYREKRRRKYQNL; via the coding sequence GTGATTTTTGGTTACGCAAGAGTGAGTACCTGGGGACAAGATTTAGAATCTCAAATTGTTGCTTTGAAAAAAGCCGGTTGCGAAAAAATCTACACTGAAAAATTCACAGGAACAAAAATCGATCGAAAAGAATTTCAAATGCTGCTTAAAGAATTATCTGAAGGTGACACCTTAGTCGTCACAAAATTAGATCGTTTCGCTCGATCAACTGTTCAAGGATTAGAGACTGTTCAAAATCTTTTCAAAAGAGGAATTAAAGTTCATATTTTGAATATGGGTATAATCGAGAACACACCAACTGGAAGACTGACATTTACAATTTTTTCGGCATTTGCAGAATTTGAACGAGATATGATTGTAGAACGCACACAAGAAGGTAAGGCGATTGCTAAATTAAATCCTGATTTTCGAGAAGGACGGCCAAAAAAATTCAGCAAGGATCAATTGGATCTAGCAATGGAATTGCTGAAGACAGACACCACAAAAAATGTCTCACGTAAAACTGGAATAAGCGAAGCGTCTCTTTACAGAGAAAAAAGAAGAAGAAAGTACCAAAACTTATAA
- the pepG1 gene encoding type I toxin-antitoxin system toxin PepG1, producing the protein MIVCTESIERRSLLSALETIQLILSFGMFTIALIKLIVDMLRNDKKK; encoded by the coding sequence ATGATTGTGTGTACTGAATCTATTGAAAGGAGAAGCCTTTTGTCCGCATTAGAAACAATTCAATTGATCCTAAGCTTTGGTATGTTTACTATTGCTTTGATTAAATTGATTGTAGATATGCTTAGAAATGACAAAAAAAAATGA
- a CDS encoding IS3 family transposase (programmed frameshift), with translation MQTKNTATRYSKEFRESMISLSQTGRSANSLSKEYNVSVSTLTKWIRQADPLDRNVLSIKEQELLKENKRLKEENAILKPSGGAFGKELMAKGRATVLRVVRVNLEAKHRITRILRVLKIPRTTYYAYLNWMPSDRMRRRQQIKEKVLKSWLAYPMYGYPRMTKYFKEELNIPVSRYLIYRLMRELGIHSRMIKKMKKPKSYTEVAQLPNLIRKKSDWSKVLLTDITYIPVRGKWAYLASLYHPETRRVIAHKVGAHMTKELATSVLEKVNLQAQGIEIVHSDMGSQYTSDLFNQTLTNKKIKHSYSRKGCPGDNARIESFHSILKREYVNFQSFKTLEEAIVGIDSYIRWYNTDRISLVA, from the exons ATGCAGACAAAAAACACAGCTACAAGATATTCAAAAGAGTTTAGAGAATCCATGATTTCATTAAGTCAGACCGGTCGGTCTGCGAACTCACTATCGAAAGAATACAATGTAAGTGTCTCTACACTTACGAAATGGATACGGCAGGCAGATCCATTGGATCGAAATGTTCTTTCAATAAAAGAGCAAGAATTGCTAAAAGAAAATAAACGCTTGAAAGAAGAAAATGCTATTTTAAAGC CGAGCGGCGGTGCTTTTGGCAAAGAGTTGATGGCCAAAGGACGAGCGACTGTCTTACGAGTCGTTCGTGTCAATTTAGAAGCAAAGCACCGCATTACTCGTATTTTAAGGGTTCTTAAAATCCCAAGAACCACCTATTATGCGTATTTAAACTGGATGCCTAGCGATCGAATGCGCAGACGCCAACAGATAAAAGAAAAGGTATTGAAATCCTGGTTAGCCTATCCGATGTATGGATATCCAAGAATGACAAAATATTTTAAAGAAGAACTGAATATCCCTGTCAGTCGTTACCTAATTTATCGTTTAATGCGTGAATTAGGGATTCACTCTCGGATGATAAAGAAAATGAAAAAACCTAAATCTTATACTGAAGTCGCTCAATTACCTAATCTAATCAGAAAAAAGAGTGATTGGTCTAAGGTTCTTTTAACGGATATCACGTATATTCCAGTGAGAGGAAAGTGGGCGTATTTAGCCAGTCTCTATCATCCAGAAACCCGTCGGGTTATTGCTCATAAAGTTGGTGCCCACATGACGAAAGAATTAGCAACAAGCGTGCTAGAAAAAGTAAATTTACAGGCACAAGGAATAGAAATAGTACACAGCGACATGGGAAGCCAATACACAAGCGACTTATTTAATCAGACATTAACGAATAAAAAAATAAAGCATTCTTATTCAAGAAAAGGTTGTCCAGGGGACAACGCAAGAATAGAGAGCTTCCACTCTATTTTGAAACGCGAATATGTGAATTTCCAATCCTTTAAAACACTTGAGGAAGCCATCGTTGGCATTGACAGTTACATTCGTTGGTACAATACAGATCGAATTTCTCTTGTTGCTTAG
- a CDS encoding DUF3850 domain-containing protein encodes MESIFDEDTRKCVECGCTQNNACVGGCYWITDNLCSSCLENKADHDLKIGPEYFKDVLQGLKNFEIRRNDRNFKVDDIVNLREFENGRYTGRILTVEIIYITDFEQKEDYVVFGFVAILPDLN; translated from the coding sequence ATGGAATCCATTTTTGATGAAGATACAAGAAAGTGTGTTGAATGTGGCTGTACACAGAATAATGCTTGTGTAGGAGGTTGCTACTGGATAACTGATAATCTTTGTAGTTCATGTCTAGAGAACAAAGCTGATCACGATTTAAAGATTGGGCCAGAATATTTTAAAGATGTTCTTCAAGGCTTGAAAAATTTTGAAATTAGGAGAAATGATAGGAATTTCAAAGTCGATGATATCGTAAATTTGAGAGAATTTGAAAATGGAAGATACACAGGAAGAATATTAACTGTAGAAATCATTTACATTACTGACTTTGAACAAAAAGAAGATTATGTAGTATTTGGATTTGTTGCAATACTTCCGGATCTGAACTAA
- a CDS encoding DUF2786 domain-containing protein produces the protein MDNKRKDKIQRLLALANDANDAESMSALAKAQELMLEYKITENDIFTYTQKLTNDLVDTVIVYEGKPQKWLYRLARIIAKNFRVKFYYEAGTPVKLKLTGLSSDLQIAEITFQYASGSISYCAKKFMQQPEIKRKRKRKWQLKQDYIQGYLVGLENTLDSQVLTNGYELALQLPEAVATHLEGLELVKGKGTSHTVKDIEAYHSGYQEGVKFRRHEQLNC, from the coding sequence ATGGATAATAAAAGAAAAGATAAGATCCAAAGATTACTAGCCCTTGCGAACGATGCAAACGATGCTGAATCAATGAGCGCTTTAGCGAAAGCGCAAGAACTAATGCTAGAGTACAAAATTACTGAAAATGATATCTTTACCTACACTCAAAAGCTAACTAATGATTTAGTTGATACTGTTATTGTGTATGAAGGAAAACCGCAAAAATGGTTGTATAGATTAGCAAGAATTATAGCTAAAAACTTTCGTGTCAAGTTTTATTACGAAGCAGGAACACCCGTAAAATTGAAATTAACTGGATTATCTTCAGACCTTCAAATTGCAGAGATAACGTTTCAGTATGCGAGCGGAAGCATTTCTTATTGTGCTAAAAAGTTTATGCAGCAACCTGAAATAAAAAGAAAAAGAAAACGGAAATGGCAATTGAAACAAGATTATATTCAAGGTTACTTAGTCGGTCTAGAAAACACCCTAGATAGTCAAGTATTAACAAACGGTTATGAATTAGCTCTTCAACTACCTGAAGCAGTTGCAACGCATTTAGAAGGACTTGAACTCGTTAAGGGAAAAGGTACTTCTCACACAGTAAAAGACATTGAAGCGTATCATTCAGGCTACCAGGAAGGTGTCAAATTTAGAAGGCATGAACAATTAAATTGTTAA
- a CDS encoding helix-turn-helix domain-containing protein, whose product MSIGANIKYLRKQHKLKQVELAELMNVNGPNISNWESNRIEPPLSKMRALSDYFNVSLDLLAYGEPKDFNVQNYYGIKDYGIEARKVFQSLDSEEQDKLLRSMYEARIQHNRKNRRETAFTQQQQAATLLFSENIVLKEFGKYIQRYLETYDEIHDPVTRQLLIDTTMYLSEGKEQSNDFVTLLRDITEKIFAVSALQFAYDKDNLTIEKMSKQFRLDPDFIEYALKYYADTKGAIFEYKNLIINLSALIIADEESIKNTKISILPK is encoded by the coding sequence ATGTCTATTGGTGCAAATATAAAATATTTGAGAAAACAGCATAAGTTGAAACAGGTTGAACTTGCTGAGCTAATGAACGTTAACGGCCCAAACATTTCTAACTGGGAATCAAACCGAATTGAACCTCCATTATCAAAAATGAGGGCTTTGTCTGACTATTTTAACGTTTCTCTTGATCTATTAGCATACGGAGAGCCGAAAGACTTCAATGTGCAAAATTACTACGGTATTAAAGACTATGGAATAGAAGCTCGAAAAGTCTTTCAATCTCTCGATTCTGAGGAACAGGACAAACTACTACGATCCATGTATGAAGCTAGAATTCAACACAACCGTAAAAATCGCAGAGAAACAGCTTTTACTCAGCAACAACAGGCGGCCACTTTACTATTTAGCGAAAATATTGTTTTAAAAGAGTTCGGAAAATACATTCAACGCTACTTAGAAACCTATGACGAAATACATGATCCAGTAACAAGACAATTACTGATCGATACAACCATGTATCTCTCTGAAGGAAAAGAGCAATCGAACGATTTTGTAACGCTACTTAGAGACATTACAGAGAAAATCTTTGCTGTAAGTGCTTTGCAGTTTGCTTATGATAAAGACAATTTAACGATTGAAAAAATGAGTAAACAATTTCGGCTTGATCCTGATTTTATAGAATATGCATTAAAATATTATGCAGATACTAAAGGGGCTATATTTGAATACAAGAATTTGATTATAAATTTATCCGCCTTGATCATAGCTGACGAAGAATCCATAAAAAACACGAAAATAAGCATACTCCCAAAATAA
- a CDS encoding type III secretion system protein PrgN: MKTNTYVYPHPINTFIIKQLGVTVEQFCELHGYPQSTVATWITRNRSVENLPASFIYSLSLAASRSMDVVYSDLLLLQDDYKQHLHDHRRTKKRIDG; the protein is encoded by the coding sequence ATGAAAACTAATACCTACGTATATCCACACCCTATCAATACATTCATTATCAAGCAACTAGGGGTTACTGTGGAACAATTCTGTGAACTACACGGCTATCCTCAATCTACAGTGGCTACATGGATCACTCGCAATCGATCTGTAGAGAACCTACCTGCTTCTTTTATCTATTCTCTCTCATTAGCTGCAAGTAGATCTATGGATGTAGTCTATTCTGATCTGTTACTGTTGCAGGATGATTACAAGCAACACCTTCACGATCACAGACGCACTAAAAAACGTATCGATGGATAA
- a CDS encoding DNA/RNA non-specific endonuclease, which translates to MKNKFTLRKLSILAAFFFMLSGCSRQLDSIGRTSNSSLDSTEVSQQENSYSSDFPVEYDGMNQEIVLNDNKPTFSEEDLSLNNGVWQSFSDLDQLNRVGVANALIGKESFPTVERETLTIKPTGWNQKKLSDGQWLYNRCHLIGFQMTGENNNPKNLMTGTRSFNTPHMLNYENQIMDYIQLTGNHVRYRVTSHFIGDELVARGVQMEAASVETDEFAYNVYIFNVQDGYQINYATGAATKE; encoded by the coding sequence ATGAAAAATAAATTTACACTCAGGAAGCTGTCTATACTAGCAGCTTTCTTTTTTATGTTGAGTGGTTGTAGTAGGCAGTTAGATTCTATTGGACGTACAAGCAACAGTTCATTGGATTCAACAGAAGTTTCTCAACAAGAAAATTCTTATTCAAGCGATTTCCCTGTAGAGTATGACGGCATGAATCAAGAGATTGTACTTAACGATAATAAGCCTACGTTTTCAGAGGAAGACTTGTCACTTAACAACGGTGTTTGGCAGTCTTTTTCAGATTTGGATCAGTTGAATCGTGTGGGTGTAGCAAATGCCCTGATTGGGAAAGAATCATTTCCTACTGTAGAAAGAGAGACTTTGACAATAAAACCGACTGGTTGGAATCAAAAGAAACTTTCAGATGGTCAGTGGTTATACAATCGTTGTCACTTAATCGGATTTCAGATGACAGGTGAAAACAATAATCCAAAAAATTTAATGACAGGAACACGTAGTTTCAATACTCCACATATGTTGAACTATGAAAATCAGATCATGGATTATATCCAATTAACAGGAAATCATGTTCGTTATCGAGTCACGTCTCATTTCATTGGCGATGAATTGGTAGCTCGTGGTGTACAAATGGAAGCAGCAAGTGTTGAAACAGACGAATTTGCCTACAACGTTTATATTTTCAACGTTCAAGACGGCTATCAGATCAATTATGCGACAGGAGCTGCAACTAAAGAATAA
- a CDS encoding helix-turn-helix transcriptional regulator yields the protein MFRLFKKRKATNQVKFLRDAKGISQKELAQTVERISKERFGKATPLAEQTVKAIEEYRYMPTFGLAKLISDALGEELESVFHKIN from the coding sequence ATGTTTCGATTATTCAAAAAAAGAAAGGCTACAAATCAGGTAAAGTTTTTGCGTGATGCAAAAGGAATCTCTCAAAAAGAATTGGCTCAAACTGTAGAAAGAATCTCAAAGGAACGTTTCGGTAAAGCAACGCCTTTAGCAGAGCAAACAGTAAAAGCGATTGAAGAATATCGTTATATGCCAACGTTTGGCTTAGCTAAGCTTATCTCTGATGCATTGGGAGAAGAACTTGAATCAGTTTTTCATAAAATCAATTAA
- a CDS encoding helix-turn-helix domain-containing protein yields the protein MTAIDQLIKKKKSESPTFSQEYEKEAQRLEIAVAVAQLRKELGYTQRELAEKVGKPQSTIARIENGTVNVSFKVLYEIATKVGKELHVEFK from the coding sequence ATGACAGCAATAGATCAATTAATTAAGAAAAAGAAAAGTGAAAGTCCGACATTTTCGCAAGAATACGAAAAAGAAGCGCAGCGCTTAGAGATTGCTGTAGCAGTAGCGCAGCTACGAAAAGAATTAGGGTATACACAAAGGGAACTTGCCGAAAAAGTCGGCAAACCTCAAAGTACGATCGCAAGGATCGAGAACGGAACAGTTAATGTCAGTTTTAAGGTTCTCTATGAGATCGCAACAAAGGTCGGTAAAGAATTGCATGTAGAATTTAAGTAG
- a CDS encoding type II toxin-antitoxin system RelE/ParE family toxin, which produces MEKPQFNYIRRKDGTSEFVEFIDSLPEKDSAKLLATIKKTEEHGLLVAQRMEWIKKLDSDLYELRSKVGSNIQRAIYFQKVGNEFLITHGFTKKTQKTPKSEIDHANNLKKMYEKGELE; this is translated from the coding sequence ATGGAGAAACCACAATTTAACTACATAAGAAGAAAAGACGGAACAAGTGAATTTGTTGAGTTTATTGATTCGCTGCCTGAAAAGGATTCAGCTAAACTCTTAGCAACTATCAAAAAGACAGAAGAACATGGACTGCTCGTTGCACAAAGAATGGAGTGGATAAAAAAGTTAGATTCCGATTTATATGAACTACGTTCTAAGGTTGGAAGTAATATTCAACGAGCTATTTATTTTCAAAAAGTCGGCAATGAATTTTTGATCACTCATGGATTTACTAAGAAAACACAAAAAACACCTAAAAGCGAAATAGATCACGCCAACAACTTGAAAAAAATGTATGAGAAAGGAGAATTAGAATGA
- a CDS encoding relaxase/mobilization nuclease domain-containing protein: MVYTKHFVIHTFDKLNNACGYIENAEKTIVTNEDTQDHLAHLFQYIANDEKTNMKQLVSGHGIIDPTNAYEEFKFTKLRTAFQQKKGYTLDLKTNKLVPPSLTELERKNTVLAHHLIQSFSPDDNLSPEKIHEIGYNTVMELTGGEYEFVIATHVDKEHIHNHILFNSTNLKTGKAFRWQKGTKRVYEQISDKIAAKEGAKIIEKSPRQTHTKYTKWQTESLFKQKIKSRIDFLLEHSSSIDDFLHKASALNLSVDFSKKWSTYKLLDEPQLRNTRGRSLSKKNPDRYNYEAIVERLKENTTIFSIEDVVTRYEEVETKNENDFDYQLTIEPWQISHKTERGYYLNIDYGFGNHGKLFIGGYKVDPLEDGNFNIYVKRNDYFYFMNDKSSSDSKYLTGTSLIRQLRLYNGTTPLKKEPVMRTIDQLVDAINFLAEHKIEGTRQLNTLEEKLIAAFSEAEETLDHLDEKIIELNNLGKLLLEKETQGDTEEIQKQLHEILTDATLSEFTFEDVQGEIESITLSQSLLESKLENTRNEIDKLHEIQAIQSQKEEQEKNLKPKI; the protein is encoded by the coding sequence ATGGTGTACACAAAACATTTTGTGATCCATACATTTGATAAATTGAATAACGCATGTGGCTACATTGAAAATGCAGAAAAAACAATTGTTACGAATGAAGACACACAAGATCACCTTGCACATTTATTTCAATATATTGCAAATGATGAGAAAACAAACATGAAACAATTAGTATCGGGACACGGTATTATCGATCCAACAAATGCTTATGAGGAATTCAAATTCACAAAATTAAGAACGGCTTTTCAACAAAAAAAAGGCTATACACTTGATCTAAAAACAAACAAGCTCGTTCCACCTTCACTAACAGAACTTGAGCGAAAAAATACAGTACTGGCTCACCACTTGATCCAATCGTTTTCACCAGACGACAACTTGTCTCCAGAAAAAATACACGAGATAGGGTATAACACTGTCATGGAACTAACGGGTGGTGAATATGAATTTGTGATTGCGACTCATGTGGACAAGGAACATATTCATAATCATATTTTGTTTAATTCAACGAATTTGAAAACAGGGAAAGCCTTTCGATGGCAGAAAGGAACAAAACGAGTTTACGAACAAATTTCGGATAAGATTGCAGCAAAAGAAGGAGCAAAAATTATCGAAAAGTCGCCTAGACAAACGCATACAAAATATACAAAATGGCAAACGGAGTCACTATTTAAACAGAAAATAAAATCGAGGATCGATTTTTTGCTAGAACATAGTTCGTCGATTGACGACTTTCTTCATAAAGCGAGTGCGTTGAATCTATCCGTTGATTTTTCTAAAAAGTGGTCAACCTATAAATTATTAGATGAACCGCAGTTAAGAAACACGAGAGGCCGAAGCTTATCGAAAAAAAATCCTGATCGTTACAACTATGAAGCAATCGTTGAACGATTGAAAGAAAATACAACGATATTTAGTATTGAGGATGTAGTTACTCGCTATGAAGAAGTCGAGACAAAAAATGAGAATGATTTTGACTATCAATTAACAATAGAGCCCTGGCAAATCTCACACAAAACGGAACGAGGATATTATTTGAATATTGATTATGGATTCGGCAATCATGGAAAATTATTTATTGGAGGATACAAGGTAGACCCTTTAGAAGATGGTAATTTCAACATTTATGTGAAGCGTAATGACTATTTTTATTTCATGAATGATAAATCGTCGAGTGACAGTAAATATTTGACGGGTACTTCTTTGATAAGACAATTACGCCTCTATAATGGGACAACACCATTAAAGAAAGAGCCTGTCATGCGAACGATTGATCAGCTTGTAGATGCGATCAATTTCTTGGCCGAGCATAAAATTGAAGGGACACGTCAACTCAACACGTTGGAAGAAAAATTGATAGCTGCTTTTTCAGAAGCCGAAGAAACGTTAGATCACTTAGACGAGAAAATCATTGAGTTAAATAATTTAGGTAAGTTATTACTGGAGAAAGAAACGCAAGGTGATACAGAAGAGATACAGAAGCAACTTCATGAAATACTCACAGATGCGACACTTTCAGAGTTCACTTTTGAAGATGTTCAAGGGGAAATAGAATCTATTACATTGAGCCAATCGTTACTAGAGAGTAAGCTAGAAAATACTCGAAATGAGATAGACAAACTCCATGAAATTCAAGCAATTCAATCTCAAAAGGAAGAACAAGAAAAGAATTTAAAACCGAAAATATAG
- a CDS encoding ParA family protein, producing MDKNGAATILSVANQKGGVGKTTTTVNLGATLAYVYSKKVLLVDIDPQGNLTDNLNIDVNDKNTIYEVLKGETTAKETIQNYAENIDVLGSDIALAAAEREFTQVGSEHRLKKALEPVISEYDYIILDAPPSLGMLTVNAFTASNEIIIPIKPSIFSLKGFIKLNETIETVQEFTNEELTIRGILITGYNDRINIYKEMKESAEQIAAYIKAPIFDSYIRSTVIVDESQAAGQDLISFSKSSTAEEDYISFTEEYLRMVGE from the coding sequence ATGGACAAAAATGGTGCAGCAACAATTCTATCCGTCGCCAATCAAAAAGGCGGCGTAGGAAAAACTACAACTACTGTAAATCTGGGAGCTACTCTTGCTTATGTCTACTCTAAAAAGGTTCTCTTAGTAGATATTGACCCTCAAGGAAACCTAACAGATAACTTGAACATTGATGTTAACGACAAGAACACTATCTATGAAGTACTTAAGGGGGAAACAACAGCAAAAGAAACTATTCAGAATTATGCTGAAAATATTGATGTTTTAGGCTCTGATATAGCTCTTGCAGCTGCGGAACGAGAGTTTACACAAGTTGGTTCCGAACATAGACTAAAAAAAGCTCTTGAACCTGTAATAAGTGAATATGATTACATTATTTTAGATGCCCCACCTTCCCTAGGAATGCTAACAGTGAACGCGTTTACAGCTAGCAATGAAATAATTATTCCTATAAAACCGTCAATATTTAGCTTAAAAGGTTTTATAAAATTGAACGAAACAATTGAAACTGTGCAAGAATTTACTAATGAGGAACTTACTATTCGTGGAATTTTGATCACTGGCTACAATGATCGTATTAATATTTATAAAGAAATGAAAGAATCTGCTGAACAAATTGCAGCATATATAAAAGCACCTATCTTTGACAGCTATATCCGTTCCACTGTTATTGTTGATGAATCACAAGCAGCTGGTCAAGATCTAATTTCTTTTTCGAAATCTTCAACTGCCGAAGAAGATTATATTTCATTTACAGAAGAATATTTAAGAATGGTTGGTGAATAA
- the mobC gene encoding plasmid mobilization relaxosome protein MobC, translating into MENKNKLRRPIQRIIRFSKEENRLINKKVEESFFPNFQNFALHMLIQGEVRHIDYSELKQLTMEIHKIGININQVTRLANQFNEISSTDIQQLKNELTALTETVQSNLATLIKLKERT; encoded by the coding sequence GTGGAAAACAAAAATAAGTTGCGAAGACCAATTCAACGGATTATTCGTTTCTCAAAAGAAGAAAATAGATTAATAAACAAAAAAGTTGAGGAGAGTTTCTTTCCTAACTTTCAAAACTTTGCACTACACATGTTAATTCAAGGCGAGGTTCGTCATATCGATTATTCAGAGCTGAAACAATTGACGATGGAGATTCATAAAATTGGGATCAATATCAATCAAGTGACCCGACTGGCCAATCAATTCAACGAAATTTCGAGTACCGATATTCAACAATTAAAAAATGAATTAACAGCTTTAACGGAGACCGTTCAGTCCAACCTCGCAACGTTGATCAAACTAAAGGAGCGGACGTAA
- a CDS encoding helix-turn-helix domain-containing protein, with amino-acid sequence MDKKVLSRLVKQVRQDTGLTQADAREDVLDKAAYSKFENGHKTIDFNSLLKILSNLKVSFSDFMAMYLEPNLEKTTRRQYQTLIAELPSKKALKEIFTLYNFLSNQFPKLEIDEMTVYFDIKANFHKKYPYKIAPITPKEQRFILERFYRINQKVIFEEDYKLIAQVVNDLQPDEIMKVTSVIFPIDPHRILSSEIKRHLCNILLNSITPLFFNKEYKKVKELLKVAEKHKFLYADSYYYLAQFTYLHNLYLYIVKNDTEGFKKVTAVINAIDLIGDEGSAALMDKEVQNLVDGKKNQGFSQYDILIGKN; translated from the coding sequence TTGGATAAAAAAGTATTAAGCCGTCTTGTTAAACAAGTTAGACAAGATACTGGGCTGACACAAGCTGATGCTAGAGAAGATGTGTTAGATAAAGCGGCTTATTCAAAGTTTGAAAACGGACATAAAACGATAGATTTCAACAGTTTACTGAAAATCTTATCAAATTTGAAAGTTTCGTTTAGTGACTTTATGGCAATGTACCTAGAACCTAACCTAGAGAAGACCACACGAAGACAATATCAAACTTTAATAGCTGAACTTCCTTCTAAAAAAGCTCTGAAAGAAATATTTACACTTTACAACTTTCTTTCAAATCAGTTTCCTAAACTGGAAATAGATGAAATGACTGTTTATTTCGATATTAAAGCTAATTTTCACAAAAAATATCCTTATAAAATCGCCCCAATTACACCAAAAGAACAGCGTTTCATTTTGGAAAGATTTTACAGAATAAATCAAAAAGTCATTTTTGAGGAAGATTACAAACTCATAGCTCAAGTTGTTAATGACCTTCAGCCAGACGAGATCATGAAAGTAACCTCAGTGATTTTTCCGATTGATCCTCATAGAATACTATCGTCAGAAATTAAACGTCACCTGTGTAATATTTTATTGAATTCAATCACACCACTGTTTTTCAACAAAGAATACAAGAAAGTTAAAGAGCTGTTAAAAGTTGCTGAAAAGCACAAATTCTTGTATGCAGATAGTTATTACTATTTAGCCCAATTTACTTATTTGCACAATCTTTATTTATATATAGTCAAGAATGATACTGAAGGATTTAAAAAAGTTACTGCGGTGATCAATGCTATCGATTTGATAGGTGATGAAGGTTCGGCAGCTTTGATGGATAAAGAGGTTCAGAATCTCGTGGACGGCAAAAAAAACCAAGGATTTTCTCAATATGATATTTTAATAGGCAAAAACTAG
- a CDS encoding LtrD, with protein MDNLTDESKLIIVQFFLDDPTSETPRIHSKKREKRKGTVLKELDTLIHDLEEIETDIDLEPYKEAAKILRKLRGKDEYMSFVDELLQPYLS; from the coding sequence ATGGACAATCTAACCGATGAAAGCAAGCTTATTATTGTACAATTTTTCTTGGATGATCCAACGAGTGAAACCCCACGCATTCACTCGAAGAAGAGAGAAAAAAGAAAAGGAACAGTCTTGAAAGAGTTGGACACACTGATTCATGATTTAGAAGAAATTGAGACAGATATTGACCTAGAACCTTACAAAGAAGCAGCAAAAATCCTTCGTAAGCTGCGTGGAAAAGACGAATACATGAGTTTTGTGGATGAATTATTGCAGCCTTATCTTTCTTAA
- a CDS encoding AsnC family protein has protein sequence MYADRKLIEKLLFEETQISNRKIAEAAGIKSETTVRNFRNGDASLDNLRLKNAEALTQFAEEKVYGYSDTEEKIDWLLDQYDSAGIKLSKYELIKKMTDNYYELAKGQFIKEICVKPKKE, from the coding sequence ATGTATGCAGATAGAAAACTGATTGAAAAATTATTGTTCGAGGAAACACAAATATCTAATAGAAAGATTGCAGAAGCTGCAGGTATAAAGAGTGAAACAACTGTACGAAACTTTAGAAACGGTGATGCTTCCCTTGATAATTTACGTTTAAAGAACGCTGAAGCCTTGACTCAATTTGCAGAAGAAAAGGTCTATGGTTATTCGGACACAGAAGAAAAAATAGATTGGTTGCTTGATCAATACGATTCTGCAGGAATAAAATTGTCAAAATATGAACTGATCAAAAAAATGACTGATAATTATTATGAATTGGCAAAAGGTCAATTTATTAAAGAGATATGCGTAAAACCAAAGAAAGAATAA